One window from the genome of Enterobacter asburiae encodes:
- a CDS encoding YgdI/YgdR family lipoprotein, translated as MKKWAVLVSAVGLAFAVSGCSSDYVMATKDGRMILTDGKPEVDDDTGLVSYRDQEGNKMQINRDEVSQIIER; from the coding sequence ATGAAAAAATGGGCAGTGTTAGTTTCAGCAGTCGGTTTAGCGTTTGCCGTATCGGGCTGTAGCAGCGATTACGTTATGGCGACAAAAGACGGTCGAATGATCCTGACCGACGGCAAACCCGAAGTCGACGATGATACCGGTCTGGTCAGCTACCGCGACCAGGAAGGCAATAAAATGCAGATCAATCGCGACGAAGTATCGCAAATTATCGAGCGATAA
- the rppH gene encoding RNA pyrophosphohydrolase, with the protein MIDDDGYRPNVGIVICNRQGQVMWARRYGQHSWQFPQGGINPGESPEQAMYRELFEEVGLSRKDVRILASTRNWLRYKLPKRLVRWDTKPVCIGQKQKWFLLQLVGNDSDINMQTSSTPEFDGWRWVSYWYPVRQVVSFKRDVYRRVMKEFASVVMQLQEIPPKPQSAPAWRRKRG; encoded by the coding sequence GTGATTGATGACGATGGCTACCGCCCGAACGTAGGAATAGTAATTTGTAATCGTCAGGGCCAGGTAATGTGGGCCCGGCGATATGGTCAGCACTCCTGGCAGTTCCCGCAAGGCGGGATCAATCCGGGAGAGTCCCCAGAACAAGCGATGTACCGGGAGCTTTTTGAAGAGGTCGGTTTAAGCCGAAAAGATGTTCGCATCCTGGCTTCGACCCGCAACTGGTTGCGTTACAAGTTACCGAAACGTTTGGTGCGTTGGGACACAAAGCCGGTTTGTATCGGCCAGAAACAGAAGTGGTTTCTGTTGCAGTTGGTGGGCAACGATTCAGACATCAATATGCAAACCAGCAGCACGCCGGAGTTCGATGGCTGGCGCTGGGTGAGCTATTGGTATCCTGTTCGTCAGGTCGTGTCATTTAAACGCGATGTTTACCGTAGGGTGATGAAAGAGTTTGCAAGTGTGGTAATGCAGCTTCAGGAGATCCCGCCTAAGCCGCAGAGCGCACCTGCATGGCGACGTAAAAGAGGTTAA
- the mutH gene encoding DNA mismatch repair endonuclease MutH translates to MHPLTPLLSPPSSEGQLLQQAQRLAGFSLGELAAMAGLQIPKDLKRDKGWIGMLLELWLGASAGSKPEQDFSALGVELKTIPVDRQGKPLETTFVCVAPLTGNTGVTWETSHVRHKLKRVLWVPVEGERQIPLAERRVGAPLLWSPNDDEEHQLRLDWEELMDMIVLGQVERITARHGEVLQLRPKAANSKALTEAIGAQGEPILTLPRGFYLKKNFTGALLARHFLLKT, encoded by the coding sequence ATGCATCCGCTTACACCCTTGCTCTCACCGCCGTCCAGCGAAGGCCAGTTGCTACAGCAGGCACAGCGTCTGGCAGGCTTTTCGCTTGGCGAACTGGCGGCAATGGCAGGGCTTCAGATCCCGAAGGATCTGAAGCGGGATAAAGGCTGGATCGGCATGCTGCTTGAACTGTGGCTGGGCGCCAGCGCAGGGAGCAAACCCGAGCAGGATTTTTCAGCACTTGGCGTGGAGTTAAAAACCATCCCTGTAGACCGCCAGGGCAAGCCCCTTGAGACCACCTTCGTCTGCGTTGCGCCATTAACCGGCAACACCGGCGTGACGTGGGAAACCAGCCACGTTCGCCACAAGCTGAAGCGCGTGCTGTGGGTACCGGTTGAAGGTGAGCGTCAGATCCCCCTGGCTGAGCGTCGCGTTGGCGCGCCGCTGCTCTGGAGCCCGAACGACGATGAAGAGCATCAGCTGCGGCTGGACTGGGAGGAGCTGATGGACATGATTGTGCTTGGGCAGGTAGAGCGCATCACCGCCCGACACGGAGAAGTATTACAATTGCGCCCGAAAGCGGCCAACAGTAAAGCGCTTACCGAGGCAATCGGCGCGCAGGGCGAGCCGATACTGACGTTGCCGCGCGGTTTTTATCTCAAAAAGAATTTCACCGGCGCACTCCTGGCACGTCATTTTCTGTTAAAAACATAG